From the genome of Vigna angularis cultivar LongXiaoDou No.4 chromosome 11, ASM1680809v1, whole genome shotgun sequence, one region includes:
- the LOC108334344 gene encoding uncharacterized protein LOC108334344 isoform X2: MQADEDVGKIALAVPVLVSKALELFLQDLCDRTYEITLQRGAKTMNALHLKYCVQSYNVFDFLRDIVSRVPDYGHGHGHSEAGADDRALSKRRKAAGVEGNESDEEAKRSKMRELGHTSTTSRGRGRGKGRGRGRGVRTVERDIIHQQVESEPCSSIQQISNDMPNTSLPIDNGVQSKEYTKETSAAHEESAQSFRNIDLNANLNENGDKNASAAVEAPLPEPADMDIKHEEIPGWSLSDADKMAIDTMQLATLASRLEEDDEDYDEEG; encoded by the exons ATGCAAGCAGATGAGGATGTCGGAAAGATAGCATTGGCAGTTCCTGTTTTAGTAT CTAAAGCTCTGGAGTTATTTTTGCAAGATCTCTGTGACCGCACTTATGAAATAACTCTTCAGAGAGGAGCTAAGACCATGAATGCATTGCATTT GAAATATTGTGTACAAAGTTATAACGTCTTCGACTTTCTGAGAGACATTGTCAGCAGGGTTCCTGACTATGGGCATGGACATGGCCATTCCGAGGCTGGAGCTGATGATCGTGCCCTTTCAAAGAGAAG GAAAGCTGCTGGTGTTGAGGGCAATGAAAGTGATGAAGAGGCCAAGAGGAGTAAGATG CGCGAGTTGGGCCACACCAGCACAACTAGTAGGGGAAGAGGCCGAGGTAAAGGAAGAGGCCGTGGACGAGGGGTTCGAACTGTTGAAAGAGACATCATTCATCAGCAGGTTGAATCTGAGCCTTGCTCCTCTATTCAACAAATTAGCAATGATATGCCTAACACAAGTCTGCCAATAGATAATGGTGTGCAATCCAAGGAGTATACAAAGGAGACTTCTGCAGCTCATGAGGAAAGTGCTCAATCTTTCCGTAACATTGATCTGAATGCTAACTTAAACGAAAATGGAGACAAAAATGCCAGTGCAGCTGTTGAAGCTCCATTGCCTGAGCCTGCTGACATGGACATTAAACATGAAGAAATTCCAGGCTGGTCCCTATCGGATGCCGACAAGATGGCCATTGACACTATGCAACTGGCAACCCTCGCTAGTAGACTAgaagaggatgatgaagatTATGATGAGGAAGGGTAA
- the LOC108334344 gene encoding uncharacterized protein LOC108334344 isoform X1, which produces MRKKLDTRFPAARIKKIMQADEDVGKIALAVPVLVSKALELFLQDLCDRTYEITLQRGAKTMNALHLKYCVQSYNVFDFLRDIVSRVPDYGHGHGHSEAGADDRALSKRRKAAGVEGNESDEEAKRSKMRELGHTSTTSRGRGRGKGRGRGRGVRTVERDIIHQQVESEPCSSIQQISNDMPNTSLPIDNGVQSKEYTKETSAAHEESAQSFRNIDLNANLNENGDKNASAAVEAPLPEPADMDIKHEEIPGWSLSDADKMAIDTMQLATLASRLEEDDEDYDEEG; this is translated from the exons ATGAGGAAGAAGCTCGACACCCGTTTCCCCGCT GCTCGGATAAAGAAGATAATGCAAGCAGATGAGGATGTCGGAAAGATAGCATTGGCAGTTCCTGTTTTAGTAT CTAAAGCTCTGGAGTTATTTTTGCAAGATCTCTGTGACCGCACTTATGAAATAACTCTTCAGAGAGGAGCTAAGACCATGAATGCATTGCATTT GAAATATTGTGTACAAAGTTATAACGTCTTCGACTTTCTGAGAGACATTGTCAGCAGGGTTCCTGACTATGGGCATGGACATGGCCATTCCGAGGCTGGAGCTGATGATCGTGCCCTTTCAAAGAGAAG GAAAGCTGCTGGTGTTGAGGGCAATGAAAGTGATGAAGAGGCCAAGAGGAGTAAGATG CGCGAGTTGGGCCACACCAGCACAACTAGTAGGGGAAGAGGCCGAGGTAAAGGAAGAGGCCGTGGACGAGGGGTTCGAACTGTTGAAAGAGACATCATTCATCAGCAGGTTGAATCTGAGCCTTGCTCCTCTATTCAACAAATTAGCAATGATATGCCTAACACAAGTCTGCCAATAGATAATGGTGTGCAATCCAAGGAGTATACAAAGGAGACTTCTGCAGCTCATGAGGAAAGTGCTCAATCTTTCCGTAACATTGATCTGAATGCTAACTTAAACGAAAATGGAGACAAAAATGCCAGTGCAGCTGTTGAAGCTCCATTGCCTGAGCCTGCTGACATGGACATTAAACATGAAGAAATTCCAGGCTGGTCCCTATCGGATGCCGACAAGATGGCCATTGACACTATGCAACTGGCAACCCTCGCTAGTAGACTAgaagaggatgatgaagatTATGATGAGGAAGGGTAA